The nucleotide sequence CCCACCTTAGAGTCTGTATCCAGGGAGCAACACTGCAGGCAGAGATGAAGTGAGTTAGAGACTTGCTGTAACACCAATTATGGGTGATAGCAGTGAGAGATTGAGCatcaaattttctttctattaataaatgtataataattattatcAGAATTTAGAATGATGCATGGCCTATCTGGAAGTAAAATCAAGTCTAAAAACTACAAGATGTCTTCAAACAGGGATACACGCAACAAAAATAATGCATTTCTAGGGCTGTAGAGCATATTAAACATAACTAACAAGAATTAGGGTTACTATGTTCCACCGTGTGAAAATAAATCTCAGAACACAATTAGTCATATAATCAAAAAGAGATGATTAGCACTTTATTAAATTAGCATAGATTGTACTTTTACAAATTGCAGAAATAGTCAACAAATAGAGCTGCCTTATTAGAGATTGATAGTCAGAAAATATACAAGCAACTGTTGGTATGATAACAGGATCAAATTCCACCTTGTGTATCCACACTGCCATTTCTACTCATTCCATTTACATTCCATTACTTTTTATTCTTGTTTACCTAGTCATATACAGCATGATATAAGTGATATTCAAAAAGGATCCATTTTCAATGATTTCTTCACCACATTATAGGTATTCTccactggaaaaatatttttcttaggtcttcaaaatgagaaatacatatatatagtggCCTGACCTGATTTCTGGAAATGCTTAAATActaaagcatttttaaatcaGTAACTACAAACGCCACATGACTACACTTACGCACTGTGTCgtcagagaaatattttagaatattttgagtACTCAACAGTTTATGATTCCAGTGGTCTTCAGGGGAATAACTGATTGCTTTTCACTTTCATGCACATTCAAAATTTCTTACAAAAGAAGAATGGTGAAACAAAATACATAATCTGCCCTTGATAATTTGTGACACTCGGCAGTTGCAGAGAAGCCAGTATTGAGTTTCTTAGAGAAGCAGAACAGCAGCCCTTCAGAGAGGGGTGAGTCGCTCATCTTCTGTCATGAAGGCATCATTAACGTGCCCTCCCTTTGTGTCTAGGGGATCGCATGGGATGCCATTTTCAATTGTGATTGTGTTTTCACACTTATCTTCAGTGTCATCCACTTCAGATGGCCCTTTGTCCTTCCTAAATGAACACAAAAAGAATGATTGGTATCTAGGAGGAGAAAGCATGGTCTTCTGTACAAACATGGAGAGCAGGAAAGGGAAGGGGAACCTTAGAATGATGAAATAATTGATGACATtgtgtattttcaaataaatttcaaagatcATAAAGAGCTGATAAGCTGAAAAGATGCTCTCAAGATAAGCAGTCTGCCTGGATGATATATACATATTGATCAGAACAAGTGGGTCTTATTTGGAAtactaaaataaacatatatgaatATGTACATGAATGCGtacatatgtatgtttatatgaaCGAATATGTTTGTATACACCCACATATACACCTATACATTTACAGACACAAATTGCATGAAGGAATGTGAGGAAATATATGGTAAATGGCAAGTTAAAAATTTAACTCTAGGAGAACAACTTGATAAAAATTggatttaaaaaagcaataaattccTCTCACAGGATTTGACAAATTAATGGTCTGAAAATGTTGAGTGAAAAtcaaattgaaatgaaatatCAAGAAGCAAACTTTCATTACTTTGCAGAAAGGAAGTAACCATTATAAATTGCAGATATCACTGCTTGGCTCTACTTATTACAAAATAGTTGCATTCATTTGTAAGTCAGGTTTTTGTAACTCAGAAAACATTTTACTAATTAACAACTCATAGCTATAATTCCAGGTCATTCCAGAAAACTCTATAAGACGGGGTAAATTTTTGAGTTTCTCTTTCTCAGATCCTTAGTAGACCCTTCTACCCCAACCCAAGTGGTAACCAGACCCTTAGTATTTCCTTAGAGTGTGGAAAGCTGTAGCCTTGAATTCAAAGGTTCTTCTTGTCTTTTGTGAAAGACCAAGCCACTGAGCCAATTATGCTTGATAtcatggagggagggggagaaaaaaagagtggtGCATGATGATGCCCCAATGATGACTGAGACAGAGTTTCCTATTAGTCCTACGTAAAAGTCCACTTTAACATGCTTTAAAGAATATGgtagaggaagggagagaaaaagagagagctctTGTTTACAAAAGAATGACAACTAATATAGAAGGagtaacagaaatagaaaatcatcaCTACAATAATAATTGATTATGTTGAGGCTCATCAATGGATACTAAACCATTGAGTGAGAGATGGTTAGGGAACAGGACAGTCACATGCTCCCACAAGCAATGTACTAAATATAAAGAGACATTTGTATTTTGTAAAGGGAGAAATTTGGTGAATATCACCAACAATGAGACAAAGTGACAAGTGTCTCCAGATGTGATGCAATGagaagattttatatatatataaaatatataaatatttttaatatatataatatatatatatattatcctgGCCCCCTACCAAATTTTTTTGACCTGAATCTCTCAGGAGGAActaatcagacaaatccaaatttaaagacattttgtAAAACAGCtgatttaaagatattttgtaaAACAGCTGATCTGGACTcagcacagagtaggtactcaacTACAGTGCTTAGAGTTGGATGGACACATACATGAGTGGCTGGCTAGCTAgttagacagacagacagatggatgaatggatcaatgAATGCAGATCAATGGCTGGCTGCTTGGATGATAaactgatggatggatggtggttgGGTAATTGAACAAAcaattggatggatggatggacaaacaGACTGATGCTGTAGGCAAAGTTACTTAGACAGTAGCCCGAGGTAGATCTTGAATGGGATCCAccacaagaaagagaaagaaggaaggaaggaaacaaccaaggaaggaaggagggaaggaaggaaatatataCATGTGATACTTCTTGTATCtcttatattgttattttttcaaatggatggaggaaaatattcattttcGTACCTTAGGAATTAGGAGTTAGTATAGATTTTGCCAGGCTTTGCTGATAGTTTCAAACAGCTAGATAATTTCAAATAGCTAGCTTTCAAAAAGAAAGGTAAAGTAGCCTTCTGATACTGCAGATTCCACTGTCATCACTTGAAAGTATTTTGCCATTGTATACGCCACTGTCAAATGTCACAGTGTGTCACTAAAGGCCCAATACTGGGTTGGAAGTCAGGAGTTATAGTCCCAGAGACCTAGGAAAGGATAGGCTGCTGTGTTTTTCCATTCCAAGGGTGAAGACACTCCATGGCCATTCCAAGCATCAGCAACCAGCGATCGGCGCAGGTTGGGGTGGGCATCGAGTTTCATGTGATGAGAAGGTCCTCCAGCAGGTGAACTCACCTACCAGAGGACTAGAATACTTTGGTCCCTCCTCCTGTGGACAGGAGTATCATAACTTTCCATGTCCTCCAGAAAGCATAAGCAATTGACATTCTATAACCATCAATCACATTACTTCCATTCAGTGTATCCAACTTTCATTCAAtattttgagtgcctactatgtgttggAAGAGACACAGTCCTTGTTCTAAAGTGAAAAGAAAGGActcaataaaaggagaaaattccgAATTTCCCTGGTCCTCCCTCCCCTCATTTTTTATGGATTATAAAAGGAGGGATGAAACCCTAGTAACaaatacacatttataaattatcaaaaatgTCTAGCTCGTGcaattttcccccaaatcactCCCCATTGGGCTTGGAGTGAATAATAATTCTCcataacaataaattttaaacagTCAGATCTTACCCTGAAATTTGTGTATGTAAGTATGAAACCCATATTACAAAAATCTTAGTGAATGGAGCATTCTGAAGTAAGTGGCAATGCAAAAATCGTGTTAGAAAAAATGGTTGTCAGTGTTTATTTGACAGTTTCTTCAGTTAAAAAATgtttcggggccagccctgtggccgagtggttaagttcgtgcgctccactgcggcagcccagggtttcaccagttcggatcctggacatggacatggcaccactcgtcaggccatgttgaggcggtgtcccacatgccacaactaggtggacctgcaactaagatatacaactatgtaccagggggatttggggagatacagcagaaaaaaaaaaaaaaagattgcaacagttgttagctcaggtgccaatcttaaaaaaaaaaaatgtttttatggaGTTAGAAGAAAAATTGCCGAGAACTGGACACATGCAGATCACTGCAAGGAATCTTGCCTCTCCCTCCACCAACCACAAGGGAAAAATAATCTATCAGGTGTCACAAAAGAATGGGAAGAACTAAAAAGGAAGATGCAAACGGATGAGGACAAGTTTCTCTTCGTTAGTAGAAGGATTTCTCAACCAAAAAGATTCTGAGCGAAATCACTCTGGAAATTTATCAAAGCGAGCTGTGTCAGTGGCAAATTAGGTACATATTGTTCTTTTGTGACCTTAGATCCAGTTGTTCCGAGTCATGGCATTGCTGGGCTTCACAAACTGCAGTGTCAGTAACTTGCTGGTTGGTGGACATGATAAGCAGCTCAAAGGTTATCTAACAGTAACATAGCACTTTGTCACATCTCATAGTGTGTACTGTAATAAACTGATTCACTGCCCATGCATTGCTCTTACTAAGAATAATAAAACTTAACTATCTTTCTGGATCATTCTGATTTGATGTTCCGCTAAAAACATGAattctttttcctgaaaaatagaGCTTTAATGACTTCCGCCGTTCCTGTAATGTCAGCTGGTCCAGGAAGAggataaaacaaacaataaaaaaaagtgacTAAAATACCTGAAACTAGCTCCTAGGAGCCTTGAGAATGGATCTCTCTCATAAAtccagagagaagaggggaaaaagaaaggacaaaaaaagTATCAGGTGGCCCTCGGAGCTGGGAGTGTTGAAGAACAGGGTTTGCTCAAGATAAAGTAGTTGCACCTAAAAGCAGAAAGAGTATTTCTATCTCCTTTCAAACAAGATAGGGCAGAAGAGCCAAGGTCCAAGAATagccagaaaaacaacaaaggatAGACAAATATGATTTTAAAGCAGGACAGAATCAATTATTGGGGAAATAGGACTGTCCTCATAATCAGTATGGATGATTCCTGGTGAAAATGTCAGCAACGATGCTGTTACTGGAATGATTTCAGTGGGCATTGCAACACACTGATTGGTGGGCTTTGGGATCAAGCCCACCTGGTTTTAAATACTGGTACTACTACTTTCTAATCATGTGACTGTAGGCAGGTGGCCTTTTATCTGTCATgtgatagcaataataataataatcagtaTCTATCACATGGCAGAAACCAGACTAAGTGCTTTGCATACATCATCTCAACTATTCCCATTGCAATATTATgcacattttattattatcattgtttttcaaatgaaGGAGCTGAGACTCAAATATATACAGCAACTTGTCTTTCAGAATGGAACAAAATTGGTAAAAAGAGTGGACCTAGAACTCTATAATCTCCCCAAGCTTCACTCAAAACACGTATTTTATTCCTACTGAGTATGTACATTtaagaagagcaaagaaagacAATTATTAGCtctaacatttctgattttatttatacttCTATTTTCAAgactatttatttaattaaaggttattttttttaagattggcacctgagctgacattggttgccaatctttcttcttctcctccttcttctttttcctcttccttcttcttccttcttcttctccccaacccccccccccccagtacatagttgtatattctagttgtaggtccttctggttgtgctatgtgggacactgcctcagcatggcttgatgagtgatgccatgtctgcacccaggatccgaaccagcaaaaccctgggccgcggaagcggagCACTGGAActtaaaccactcagccatggggctggcccctaattaaGGTTTATATAAGAACATGAAGTTTCAGTATATGAAAATGTCAGCTGAGTCCCATCCCCTTGTGTGAAAAGCAAGATTTGTAGAAATCCAAATTCACTTCTGTTTACTATTGACCTTATGGGAATAGAAATATAACCAGAAATAAACCAAGTGAATTTATTAATTACTCTACTCAACTGTGAGCATTAGCTAGGTTTCTGTGTCCTGAGTCCTTGACTTGGCTTTGTTACCAACTACAAGATTTTAATCTCCTTTAGGCAGGGACCATCctatctatgtctatatatctctatctatatatgtctatttatctatatatgtCTCTTCCACGGTATGTACTATAGCTCCTATCACAGAATGGATGGTCAATAAAGGAATAGGATATTTTTACCTCTGAGGCTTGGTTTTTGGAGAGATGGACTTAGTTCATCGTTAAGGTTGCTTCCTAAGATCCTAACGTTATAACAGTCTATTTATATATGGGATTCTTAAATCAATTCTACTATGCAAATGCAAGTCTGAAATTGTGCTGTATGTGCGACTCTCCTCTCATGGCACAAAGTGCAAGGTTACATAGAATCAGCACTTTGTAACTGCTTTTTGATGGTAATGCTAGTAACTTCCATTGATATGACACTTTCCAGTGTATAAAGCACTTGTGTGTATTCTCTAATTTTGTCTTCTCATCAACAtaactatttaagaaaatattattatcctcattttccatATGCAACCTTCTCAAGATCACTCAGCTAGTAAATGCCCGGGCCTAAGACTGGAAACCAAAACCAAGAGTATTGATCTAGAGCTCTTTCTACTAAAACACACATCACATTATCAACTTAATCACCATTGCCATTATCACATCACCCTCACCATTATAACCATGATTGCCCTTGTCATCATccaccatcactatcaccatcatcgtcatcaccatcaccataaAGCTGACCAGAGAACTAAAACACCTAGTTCTGGGCTGGGGCTAGACACAGATCTAGTACAGACATCATTGTGAAGTATATGCAGTTCATCCTGGTTGCCTTCCAACCTACCCAGCTCCCTAATTGTTgcccaaaagttaaaaaaaataaaaatcacttctccatcttttcctttcaACAAATCTCTCTCTTCCACAAACTATTCTCAACTAGATGATAATAGAGAAGCAGCCtcctcaaactatttcaaaaggaGATGGCAGTGGCAATAGTGTGTTGAAGCTGGCTGTTACAGGCTTGCAAGGGGTGacttaaatattcagaaatttcaTACTTGATAGGAAATTGACAAATGCTACAAACCAGGGTATATTTTTTAGAGAGCTGGTTAACCACTATTATAGTAAACAGCAGACCTAATAAGaccatttgccttttaaaataggCGTTTGTTGACTAAAAAAATCCCAAGTAATGAGCCATGGaaaattttctacaatatggtGGCAATATCTGGATAGAAAAGTTATCCTTTTCCAGCATCCCTTAATCACAGAAATGGGTTAAGCTGATCTTGGATAATAATTACTGATTATTTAGTGCATACTATACCCTAGCTACTTTATACACatttatctcatctaatcctcaagGAAGCCCTGTGAGATATTATCTCCAtattacagatggagaaatggacTCATGGAAATTAGATGACTCAACCAAGGTCAATCAGCTAAAGAGTATAGCTGGTATTTGAGTTCACCTAGTTTGGGCTCCAATAACTGCATACTTTCTACCCATGGCTCTGAATGATCAGTGTAACACTGTTAGTGACACATTTTATAGAACTATTAAAGTTTTACTTGAGAAATTTCCTCAATAGTAAGTTTaaatatttggggctggcccggtggtgtagtggttaagtttgcacactctgcttcagcatcccagggttcacgggttcggatcctgggtgtgaacctacacaccactcatcaagccatgctgtggcagcatcccatatacaaaatagaggaagatcggtacagatgttagcttagtgacaatcttcctcaagcaaaaagaggaagactggaaacagatattagctcagggccaatcttcctcaccaaaaataaataaataaataaatatgcatatatgttaGATAATACTGGCACTCTTTTCCATAGAAGCAGAATGGTGACTTTTTATGACCCCATAGTCCTTCCTGATCTTCTAAGTTTAAGATTTTGTATCATGCAAACTATGCTCATTATTATCTAATGTGTATGCATTGGATTGCTGAACAAATCTTTGTCTTGCCCAAGACTAAAGACTTTGGGGCAACTGCTATCTTTTCCATGATTAGAAAGGGATTTCATCACAATTATCAGGACTCGCCTCACTTTAAACTGCACCCTCTCCTCACCTTTGAAGCAATACTTTGCCCAAGAAAAACCCACTGCAGACTGTATCAAACTTAAAACACGACAAATCAATTTATCTTCAAAAGGTTGTCATAATTGTCCTGACTATATTTGCTAATTATTGATGCCCTCCAGGTTACACAAGAGATCTGTCTATCTGTTTTTCTAGTTTGAATATGAAATGAATTTATGAAGGCAAGGTTGTGACAACAGCCTCACTCTTCCTGGGCAACAGATTATGATGCTACACACCCAATTATCGTGTTACTGCAGAATCTACTCAGAAGGAAAGAGATAGCTGATCCCAGCACAAACTAGCTGAAAGACCAGCAAATGGCAAGATAACAAAGTAATAGTAAgagctaacacttactgagcattcactgtgtgccaggcgccaCTCTAAGCACTCTACTGTACTAACTCTTTTTAGCCCACCAAGTTAATTATTTCCCTTATACTTTGCTGTCGCTCTAGCAAAGCTATCTATGCACAGacagcaaagaaaaaattaaccaaCTTGACTCTAGCACCACAAACCATATTCTCCTGAGTTTCGCTTCCCTGACTCATTGCCTGTGCTTCCTGATATCCATACAGTTAATGGATTATACCCAAGAGTAGAATCTAGGAGATAAATACTTTGGATCTAAGCAGTCTATTTCCAGAGCCCATTCTTCTAACTTCGTAGTTATATCGTACTAGTGAGAAAATTGGGAACTACAGAGATAAAGTGAATTCACAAAGGTTACAATCAATAGAAACTGCAGAATCATAGCATTTTAGGATTaatacaaaactttaaaatattaaacacagaTATTCAAATACTATAAGAGaatatttcttaatattcttaaaaaaaataccaaaacaaaTTAACAATTTGTACCAAGTCTCTTTGCATTACATGTCAAGCCAAAATCAAGAAAATCAAGCAAGTACAACTTGATCTTAATCTTTGAGTTTAACTCAGGGACTagacataaattttatttattccataGAGTTTCACTTATCAtttgtgaaaaaaattacaaagccccaaatttaaaatgattaccTTCTGCTAGTAACTAGGGTGAACCATACAGGAAGTAGTAAACCTCAGGAGAAACATTTAATTGAACACAGACTAGGCCAGACACACCCCATATCTTCCATGTGGGCACCAACACTTTTGAAAACCAATGCATGGCCCTGTGATTCCCACTTACCAGAATTCATCTCCCTTGGCATCAGAAGGGGAGGTTTAGAAGCATCAAAACGTCTAGTGAAGAGCTGAGGACTCTTTCCACTTCCCCTCTGGATCAGAGCTACTTgccaacaaaattattttctcctttcactgCACTGAGAAACCCtgcctgtctcctctcctcttgcCTCACTACCTTAGTAACTCTTCCACTGATCTGAAATTCTCTCTTGAAGTAATATCAATAATCTAGACAGCAAAGTTCACAAGTGCCCCAGAATCCACGTAAATGAACTTGAGGAGTGGGAATCTATAGGTAAGGAGTTAAATTGGAAGCTTTCAAACTAAGTGAATTAGAATAACCTggatatttattaaaatgcatcccctttagaaattttaatttagtgGGTCTGTAGTAGGGGAAAGGAACGAACATTTTAAACAAGTGTTCTAAGTGATCTGATGCAGGGAGTTGATTCAAAGGCCACTTTGAGGAACATGGTTCTGTATAATGTCATAGGGACTAGAAGATGAGCAACCATCAAAGGGAGGGAAGTATAAAACAGCACAAAAGTACCTGGGGCAAGATGGCGGCTGCATGTACTGGGCCAAGAGGAGGCAGGCCAAGGTGGAGAGGCATGGAAATGACTATGGAGCTGCTAACATTTGGAAGTGGATGACTATCAAAGATTAACTCTGCCTACCTGAAAAGTCAGCTTAACTCTGTATATCCAGTTTACAAAATCATAACACAAGTATTAAAATCAACTCTGAATATGAAACATTCATATGGTGTAGAAGAGAGTGAAAGATAGTAATGGAAGGAGCCATAGTCAAGTAAGGGACATTGGACTCCAAAAAGTCTCTAAAAACAAGAGCATAAGTGATATTTTGAAAATCATCAACTTTTTCAAAGTTTCAGATTTAAGGTATTATCTTcagctaggggaaaaaaaatcctctccTTATTTTTTCAAGCCATGAATAAATAGGAAAACACCCTTTAAATTACTCCCTTTAAATATCTTACCTTCTACGTTGCCTGATTCCTGATAAAATCAATAGTATAATTGCAACTATGACGATGCAAAATATCACACCAAATATAATAATCCAGATGGGCACAGGTGGGTCAGTGGGTGGTATAAGAGtggaaggaatttttaaaaattccagagtCTGGTCATTCAAAAAGAAGGCATTGTTGATCCGGTTCCTATTCATCCTAAAATACAAtgatgattaaaaacaaacaagacagaaaaaaaaacgtTAGAAACAGAAGGCACAGGCCTCTCTCTCCATGATTATAACTATCCCTATAAACAGAGCTCCCCCTAGCAGGAGGCTTCAGGTTGAATAGACAGTTCGATGAGGGCAATCAcactgtggttttcttttcataaGTTGCTTCCAGAGAGATGCTCGTCTATGCACCACTGCCCTCCATGTTGCGAATGTCCTAGAAGTAACCGGAAATCCTGAGCTTTGAGCTCTGCCCACCATGTTTTATTTCCTGAGAGGTAGCATCTAGATTTAAATGACAGAACTCTATTGAAAGTGGCTTACATAAATACCAACAggcagaaaagataaaataatatgtaaaaagtGGGCAATAagcatgagaagaaaagaaaatcaggagcagaaaagaaaacaggaagccaGGAGCAGCTGCAAATCCATcaatttgatcttttttttattaattcaacaaatatttgctgaaaatttGCTAAGTACCAGATAGTGTGCTAGGTGCTAGAGatacaaagtgaaataaaaacaccaAGGAGCCTACAGTCTAGAAGGATGGCAGATCGGTCCCTCCACAATCACAGTGCAGTGCAAAGTGTCCTATGAAAGAGGCAAATATGGGCACAGTGGGAGCACAGCAGAAGGGTGAGTACATCCCAGTGAGAAGTCAGGGCTGCTTTCCTGAGAAGGCAACTTTCGAGCTGTGTTTTGAGGGACAAGTAGGAGTTCTTTAGACCAGAGTGTGTAGTGAGCACAGGAATGGAGACATGGTATAGTATGATTTGTTCAGTAAACTGCAAGCAGTTCCATATGACTAAAGTAAATTGTGCTTTAGGAGTCCAAAagtctagaaaaatataaaggtaaatgtgttatttttcctGGGGAAAATCTGCATTTGGGTGGTGGTGGCAGTTAGGGAGGGCTTGGTAGCAAAGACTTATTTGACTGAAACCAAATAAGTGAATTTCTAACTGGAATTTGCAAATTGGGTGAGGAGACTTCTTAGAGCTATTGTATGGCCTTTACTGAATCCCCACTAGATAGGCTGACTTCATCCACCTCTAGGGCAGCACTGGGAAAGAGAAATACAATGTGAGCCTCATGTGTGGCTTAAAATTTTCTGGGCactgccatttttttaaaaagtaaaaagaaacaggtaaaattaattttaatggtaTACTTTTGCCTCAATAGattgaagaaaatataatttcaacaTATCCTCAATATTGAGTTGGCTCACATTT is from Equus asinus isolate D_3611 breed Donkey chromosome X, EquAss-T2T_v2, whole genome shotgun sequence and encodes:
- the CLTRN gene encoding collectrin isoform X1, whose protein sequence is MLWLLFFLVTAIHAELCQPGAENAFKVRLSIRTALGDKAYAWDTNEEYLFKAMVAFSMRKVANREKTEISHVLLCNVTQRVSFWFVVTDPSEKHTLPAVEVQEAIRMNRNRINNAFFLNDQTLEFLKIPSTLIPPTDPPVPIWIIIFGVIFCIVIVAIILLILSGIRQRRRKDKGPSEVDDTEDKCENTITIENGIPCDPLDTKGGHVNDAFMTEDERLTPL
- the CLTRN gene encoding collectrin isoform X2 gives rise to the protein MEGAENAFKVRLSIRTALGDKAYAWDTNEEYLFKAMVAFSMRKVANREKTEISHVLLCNVTQRVSFWFVVTDPSEKHTLPAVEVQEAIRMNRNRINNAFFLNDQTLEFLKIPSTLIPPTDPPVPIWIIIFGVIFCIVIVAIILLILSGIRQRRRKDKGPSEVDDTEDKCENTITIENGIPCDPLDTKGGHVNDAFMTEDERLTPL